taaataaaataaaatggaagaagtgaagatgaagattcgatggggacataaaaaggccgagaggtctaggcagatgactgccagtctctatactactactactactactacaacaacaactactactactactactactactactactactactactattctcaAATATGGAACATTCCTGAATGGATACATCACGTTTTCATCTCGTCAAGCCTTGATCTCCATTTCACTTCCGGTAATAATGTGGCAAGATGGTTGACAAACTTCAAAGTCTGTTTTCCTTGCTTTATGACTAGCGTTCTGGCAGCTAGCATTCCTTGTCAATAGGCAAAATGCGTTTACTTTTCGGCATAGCAACATTTTGTTGCTGGTCGGTGTTTGGTCAGCTTGTGGTCAATGTGAAAAACAAAGGAGAAGAGGTGATTGTGGAAAGCATTCATGCCAACACAACATCCGACACAGTGACGTTGGAGTACCTCAACACTGACGGCACTCTTGTCACTCTATTCATTGATTTTAAATCGGTAATTAATCATCGTTCGTCTTCCTGCATGTCATTGTCTTCATTAATTTTAAATCGTTTAGTAGTCATCTTTTGTCTCTGCTCGGTTTTCATTTTAACTCGTGATCTATCCTTCTCCtgaaccctttcgctgccaggaaaataagatttaagtgaaatctatttgccaggggtttttttcgcaaaaaaaaacgcgtataaatttttttttaaattatgtgctgtttgttatttgagaaagatccataaaagtatatattttctgaaaggtaaatgaataaagagtacaaaacacataatgttatcccattatttttatatatattttagtgatatgctgttgttttgaaatcagtgttttgttttttgtcacattttcaacttgttcattgcaaacatttgtcaggtaatttgcactaaaatattttctggacaaatggatatctgcacacacaaaatcatactagaacagccacaataattttttttttttaaagagacagatacacaatgcattgtgacttttccaagtgataatatggatgtggggccacgccccctcaatctccacccccctccacttcacccctcttacatgatcactttatccagttctcattagaccgcgttggctgagtgccaagaaaatcgcccaccctgtgtcctgctaataattcagttagTTTGTGTCATCTGCTACGGTTGtgcagctggcatcactcactgatagtcgtatcttggccactctcttgattgctccctttattttctatcaaatcaacctataaatgttcatcactgtcttctccttcgaatttacacttcaattctttctgaacatcagctaaagaaagtaatcttcgttgatttagttcgccacgatcgcctgtcttgagcacggcatcagtccgacattttgttgagcgagcaaggaaAGGAGCTAGGCAAATCActgcgacagtgacccaaccaaaacgttcaaataaagaacTGCCttatgacgtagatggggtttttagccatgaatagaatccagaaagattccccaagctgaAACAACCAGAATTTTCGTCAACGAACtaaatgcaaaccagggaaaagtcccaatattttgatgacaacTTACCTCGTTaatgtggcagcgaagcatacatgcttgccatgacgagttatctcgtcatataggcagcctaggggttaaagcaTGTAGTAAAAGttactaaaagaaaacattttgtaCAAAGTTTAAGTTTAGCTACATACTTTGGTTTGGTTGACTCTAGACATAATATTTTGCATTGCTACTAGTCAGTGTCTGCACCATTCAGTCACCCTCTGCTTTGAAAACATCTCTCAAAACCCGTCCTTTCAAAACTGCCTGTCTTTACTTCTTTTCttgcattcagtttcagtttcagtttcagtagctcaaggaggcgtcactgcgttcagagaaatccatatacgctacaccacatctgccaagcagatgcctgaccagcaacgtaactcaacgcacttagtcaggccttgagggaaaaaaaaaggtgaatgaataagcttacacaaataaataaataaataaataaataaataataattataaaataaaaaaggtagtagtaataataataataataaataaataaataagataacaatgatgataaataagcaaataaatgtaaaacatgaagacacacattcacacatacacccacacatgcataacagatatgcaccagacatgcagtttcacagatatgaaagcacagttaaatacatataaatgtacatgagctccaacacacacacacacacacacacattaccctgcacctcctctacccccctcctccacacactcatttctaggttacgtattgcagcttccacggcacacacacacacacacacacacacacccattgaaTCAGTAATGAATCAAGCATGATACTTTTCCGCCGTTAGGCGGAAAATCGCCGTGGTTCATTACAAATCAGCCGTTCAAAATATCGATCCGCCGCCAGTGAAGATGATTCCGCCGCACGAAACTTTGATTTCCGCGGAGCGACACATTTCAATAAATTCTGGAAGGCGGgggtcatttttggctctgcacCGGTTTCCAATCAATGATTATCATAGTAGGCCTATCCCAGAATTCACTTCCGCTTCGCGGGAAGTCTCGTTTGTTGACCGGCTTACTCTAGGCTACAGCGACGTAGATCTAGGCTACAGTGAACGACTCACACAAATTGTCAATGCCAAGGCCTGTTTTCATTGAACGGACAGCTAAAACATCTTCTTTTGATCGAGATTCAAAGAACAAATGGAGATGGGAATGGGTGGACAAAACTGTTGAAGATCAGCGAGATCAGAGTAAAACTAAAAGTTTTCCTGTTTCTGGGACAGACCTGTTTGGATGACTTAACTTTGCTGAATGACATTTTGCTGTTGGATAAATTTACCTGTGGATTGGTGGTCCGGTAAGGCTATAATTCATGCATGATCATTTTTTATCATGCTAACAGCGTTTCTTTGTAATGTTCTGTGTGCTTTTCTCACACCCAGTTTGCCCCTTACAGTAACAATACTAATTTTTCCAGGTAAATTCTAACACATGGAATGGGCTTGCAAGGATTGCTCCAACTGACTTTTTAGTGTCTATATAGACTATATACTAATCAATAGACACTAAAAAGTCAGTTGGAGCAACCCTTGCAAGCCCAttccatgtgttttgttgttatgtgttcttactctgattttatatatatatggctaattcGTGTTCAAAATCTCAGATTTCCCCAGAGGAGCATGCCCccggatccccccctccccccccctttttttttggggggggggggggggaatgtaccATGTTAAGCCTCGTtctaaagatggggggggggggggggggggggggggagtaaacagTTACACTAATTGAGAAAATCCATGTCTGTATTAATtagtcttttatttttgacactgttgtgggttcagtccacagaaaaaaaaaatcctctttttttttccaatttcagctgcattttttgttgttgtctgattttcctctttttttttcctgccttggtCAGTTGGTGGCATGCCTGATGAATATTGAACATGTGTATGCTTGTTTCTGTAACACTTGCAGTTTTAAAGGTTTAAATGAATCTTCCTTGAAAACATTTGTTGACcaatgtacacacatgtatgcttCAGGAGGCCCAGCTGTTCCGGGTGATGATGGCAGGGGAGGAGGAGTTGGGAGCTACGGAGCCCCAGACCATGTGTTTCATCACACGCTTCAGTCACAGCGACTTCATTTCTTCTGATGCCATGTCCAAACTCAGACAGGTAAAACTTTACACAAGCATCAGTTGTTTCAATCACAGGGACTTCATTTTTTCTTATATGTCCAAACTCAGACAGGTAGAATTTAATACACAAGCATCACTTGTTTCAATCAGTGAATCACAGCTACTTCATTTCTTCTGATGCCAGTCATTTAGATGGTACACATTCCTCATGGTCTTGACACTAATCATTTGGATGGTACAAATTCCTCTTGGGGTCTTGGTCTTGACACTAATCATTTGCATGGTACAAATTCCTCTTGGTTGTGACACTAATCATTTGCATGGTACAAATTCCTCTTGGTTGTGACACTAATCATTTGCATGGTACAAATTCCTCATGGTCTTGACACTAATCATTTGCATGGTACAGATTCCTCTTGGTTGTGACACTAATCATTTGCGTGGTACAAATTCCTTATAGTCTTGACACTTTTCATTTGCATGGTATAAATTCCTTATAGTCTTGACACTTTTCATTTGCAATTGCATGGTACAAATTCCTCATGGTCTTGACACTTTTCATTTGCATGGTACAGTTATATTACAAATTACAAGAAACCAAGttccccatgtgcagcatgcacttagcacacatgaaAGAACCGATGGCAACAGTACGGTTGCCCCTGGCAGAATTCTGGAGAATAATCCACTCTAATagtaatacatgtatgtatgtgtgtgtgtatgcacatgactGAACTCTGAAGCAttactgaatcagtgaatgacacaggaaatgaatgatgagttcCTTAAGGCAGTCGGTCAGtcagctcttcccaggtaggcagcctgttacaGGTGCTGTTGACTAGAGGTGTGTTTGCAAAGTGCTTTcagtttggtttctgaccgaaAATAGGCGTTATATTATATATCAATAATGATTAtgttaatgatattaatgaaattaaGAATAAcgtatgatattgataataatccTTCATTCCTTGCCAAAAGAGGAGACAGTACCACCCATTCAAATTGAAACAGCCTATCCTATAaagatcttttttgtttttcttcagaaaaatCCAACAGCCATCCGTTCTCCAGAAGAGGAGAGGACACCTGGGACATATACACATGACCTTCGAGTTGACCTTGTGAAGAGTCATGTGATCAGTCCACACATCTACAACGTCTGTCAGGAGGCCATAGACTCCATATACTTCACAGAAGCAGATCTTCACACCATTTCCAGATGTGTGTATTTTATCTGCTACTATGATACTTTGCTTTACAGAAGCAGATCTTTGAACCATTTCCAGATGTGTGTATTTATCTACTACTATAATAATCTACTTTACGGAAGGACATCTTCATACCATTTCAAGATATGTGTATTTATAACAATTTTAGATACCTTACTGTTACAGAAGCACATCTTCACACCATTTCCTGATTTGTGTATTTTGCCTGAGTTGGTGTTCTCACTCTAAACAAATGAATTACAATAAGATTAAGAATTATAAAATGGCTTTTAATCATTTCTAGAGTGCAGTTCTTTTGGAAGAAAGTACTCATTGCGCATGCACGcccgcatgcacgcgcgcgcgcacacacacacacacacaataattacaTGGTCTGCATGCCCCAGAattcaatgtttgtttgtttcatttcttttgtctcACAAATTGCTATGGTGTATATGGGGAGGACTGTTTCAACTCTGTTCAAAGACTGTGACGGATGTTTTTAGCTCTgttcaaagattttttttgacGGATGTTATCAGCTCTGTCCAAAGATTGTTTGTGGCGGATGTTTTCAGCTCTGCCCAGTGGATGTTTGTGACGGATGTTTTCAGCTCTGACCGAAGACTGTGACGATGTTTTCAGCTCTGACCAAAGACTGTGATGATGTTTTCAGCTCTGACCAAAGACTGTGACGATGTTTTCAGCTCTGACCAAAGACTGTGACGGATGTTTTTAGCTCTGACCAAAGACTGTGACGGATGTTTTCACCTCTGACCAAAGACTGTGACGGATGTTTTCACCTCTGACCAAagactgtttcagtgtttgtgatgGATATTTTCAGCTCTGTCCAAAGACTGTTTGTGATGGATGTTTTCAGCTCTGTCCAAAGACTGTTTGTGATGGATTGttttcagttctgtccaaagaCTGTGATGGATGTTTTCAGCTCTGTTCAAAGACTGTGATGGATGTTTTCAGCTCTGTCCAAAGACTGTTTGTGACGGATGTTTTCAGCTCTGTCCAAAGACTGTTTGTGATGGATGTTTTCAGCTCTGTCCAAAGACTGTTTGTGATGGATGTTTTCAGCTCTGACCAAAGACTGTTTGTGATGGATGTTTTCAGCTCAGTTCAAAGACTGTGACGGATGTTTTCAGCTTTGTCCAAAGACACTTGTTTTGTGACGGATGttttcagttctgtccaaagaCTGTTTTTGATGGATGTTTTCAGTTCTGTCTAAAGACTGTGATGGATGTTTTCAGCTCTGTTCAAAGACTGTTTGTGATGGATGTTTTCAGCTCTGTCCAAAGACTATTTGTGATGGATGTTTTCAGCTCTGTCCAAAGACTGTTTGTGACGGATGTTTTCAGCTCTGTCCAAAGACTGTTTGTGACGGATGTTTTCAGCTTTGTCCAAAGACACTTGTTTTGTG
This window of the Babylonia areolata isolate BAREFJ2019XMU chromosome 17, ASM4173473v1, whole genome shotgun sequence genome carries:
- the LOC143291780 gene encoding out at first protein-like, whose translation is MRLLFGIATFCCWSVFGQLVVNVKNKGEEVIVESIHANTTSDTVTLEYLNTDGTLVTLFIDFKSEAQLFRVMMAGEEELGATEPQTMCFITRFSHSDFISSDAMSKLRQKNPTAIRSPEEERTPGTYTHDLRVDLVKSHVISPHIYNVCQEAIDSIYFTEADLHTISRSLSKDYTTMMAAMERQVPAKFARCMDTPEIDKPCLCRFDMCIGWYPCGLKYCHGKDTIGKVVSYRCGIKTCKRCLSFFHVVDTKRKCLWDK